A single window of Archangium gephyra DNA harbors:
- a CDS encoding MJ1255/VC2487 family glycosyltransferase: MRILYGVVGEGMGHATRSRVLLEELAKEHEVHIVVSGRAKDYLAKRFENVHGIWGFTIAYEGNSVKKWQTVLQNLTGAVKGWPQNVRQYFDLVEEFKPDVVVSDFESFSYLFARNHRLPVISVDNMQIINRAKHEPSLLAGFEDDFEATRALVKSKLPGCFHYLVTTFFYPPVRKERTTLLPSILRPEIIAAKSEPGEHLLVYQTATTNTQLPEILKQSGLPCHIYGLRRDLTEDVRDGNLLYRPFSEKGFIDDLRTARAVVAGGGYTLMSEAVYLHKPVLSLPVKGQFEQVLNALYLEKLGYGMYAPELTLERLRDFLQRVPRCQEALEGYEQDGNVKMIEALREQLARAAEYKGRWWEEMGPAEPSKA; this comes from the coding sequence ATGCGAATCCTCTACGGTGTCGTTGGCGAAGGCATGGGACACGCCACCCGTTCCCGCGTGCTCCTCGAGGAGCTGGCCAAGGAGCACGAGGTCCACATCGTCGTCTCGGGGCGCGCCAAGGACTACCTGGCCAAGCGCTTCGAGAACGTGCATGGCATCTGGGGCTTCACCATCGCCTATGAGGGCAACTCGGTGAAGAAGTGGCAGACGGTGCTGCAGAACCTCACCGGGGCCGTGAAGGGCTGGCCGCAGAACGTGCGCCAGTACTTCGACCTGGTGGAGGAGTTCAAGCCGGACGTCGTGGTGAGCGACTTCGAGAGCTTCAGCTACCTCTTCGCCCGCAACCACCGCCTGCCCGTCATCAGCGTGGACAACATGCAGATCATCAACCGCGCGAAGCACGAGCCGTCGCTGCTCGCCGGTTTCGAGGATGACTTCGAGGCCACGCGCGCCCTGGTGAAGTCCAAGCTGCCCGGGTGCTTCCACTACCTCGTCACCACCTTCTTCTACCCGCCCGTCCGCAAGGAGCGCACCACGCTGCTGCCCTCCATCCTGCGGCCGGAGATCATCGCCGCGAAGTCCGAGCCCGGCGAGCACCTGCTCGTCTATCAGACGGCCACCACCAACACGCAGCTGCCGGAGATCCTCAAGCAGAGCGGCCTGCCCTGCCACATCTACGGCCTGCGCCGCGACCTCACCGAGGACGTGCGCGACGGCAACCTCCTCTACCGCCCCTTCAGCGAGAAGGGCTTCATCGACGATCTGCGCACCGCCCGGGCCGTCGTCGCCGGCGGCGGCTACACGCTCATGAGCGAGGCCGTCTACCTGCACAAGCCCGTGCTCTCACTGCCCGTGAAGGGCCAGTTCGAGCAGGTGCTCAACGCCCTCTACCTGGAGAAGCTGGGCTACGGCATGTACGCGCCCGAGCTCACCCTGGAGCGCCTGCGCGACTTCCTCCAGCGCGTGCCCCGGTGCCAGGAGGCCCTCGAGGGTTATGAGCAGGACGGCAACGTGAAGATGATCGAGGCGCTGCGCGAGCAGCTCGCCCGCGCCGCCGAGTACAAGGGCCGCTGGTGGGAGGAGATGGGCCCGGCCGAGCCCTCCAAGGCCTGA